A window of Daucus carota subsp. sativus chromosome 2, DH1 v3.0, whole genome shotgun sequence genomic DNA:
TGACATTTTGCCTACGCCAATTTGGACAAGATTGTGGTTTATCTTTAGTGGTTAACACAATTATGTTTGAAGCTTTGCTCTCTATGTATACGACCTTAATCAATTGCGTGCATGTCATATCCTCGGAGATGCAAGAAAGCAACCTGGAGTGTGTGTAGTATCTGCGAATCCAGTTGTATACATGATGCCGGCAGGATATTTTAATGCAACTTTATACGCTTCGACCATGAATCCACGATATGTACTTGACGACAAAGTAAGAAAGAACAGCAGTAAACAGACACAAAAACCTGAACTTGTAACTACTAATAAACATTACTCCTctccgtttcttttttattttcctgTTTCTATGTCGAGACTGTTGATAACATgggacaaattactaatttacgtccaatctataagactaaatatggtcgtgagtgatattgttggattcgtattcacgggtattttaatacggtgaagtttttatatttaatattaatatgaaattaaagatattaacgatcaaaattAGTGTGTGTTGGCCGACGTTATAAAagcaaacaaaaaataataatagaccGAGGGTAGTAAATACCTAATCGCAGAACTACACTAATGCAAGAATATTGAAACAGAAGCACAAACAATTAAAGTCATGACTTGATGACCCTTTGTGCTAGATTTGATatgtaaacaaaataaattaagaatcGTTTCAACTGGTCTAATAACAATTAGAATCAAGTGACTGAATTAATCTCTAGCAAGAACCATGCGACGTCCAAGCAGAAGCAGTGAATAAGCTAGTGTCTTTCCATCCTAGCCTAAGAGTTCCATCTCCTTGAACAAGGCTATAACCATGAGTAGGAGGAAACATGTTAAGTATAAGTTGTGCTTGAGCCATTGAATTCCCACTCATTGGGACTTGAAAGAAACAATTTCTAGCTAATTCGCTTCTCCAATGCTTGAACTTCTCCTCCCCACTTCTTGCAGGTCCGCCTATTGCCATTATGTTGTTGATCTCCCGGTGTAGAAGCTCGTGTTCAACCCGATGTCGATTTGAATCATCACATGGCATGAAAGCTCCAAGAGAATCGAATATGGTTGAATAGAAATGTAAAGATCCTACGAACCGGTCCAAGAAAGAACCTCCATGAGATATATCTTGTTCTACTAATGTGATCACCCTAGGGTTCAGGTCTTGGAGCAATCTCATGGTTTTCCAGTCCGGTCCAGTCGCGTCGTATAGTGAGTGTTGTAGCCAATGCACGGCTAGGGTTTCACCTCTCCGAATTTGAAGCACCGAAACATCACTCAAGTCACCAAATTTCTTTGCTACCGGATGAAACTCAAACGACATTCCAAGGCGTTTAGCAAAGTTAGACAACTGTTTTCCGGTGTCTACCAATAACTCCATTGAGCTCCCCATACCGGTCATTCTCACGTGTGGAGGCCCTTCCATACGCGTTGCCAGGATATGAAACAAGGCCGGCCATTGAAGGCCTTGCATGATGTCAAGATCAATAATGTGAACCCTATCCCGTCGATGAAAGGCCTCAAGAATCGCTTGGTTGGACGTAAAATGTGCAAATTTAATAAAAGGCGAAATGTTATTAAATACTTGGAAAGCACTATGCACATTCTTGTAATTGATCAAGGGTGAGCAAATTCCGAGCCAAGAATTCATCACCCTACTAGACATGGCTTTTGCAAAATAAGCCACAATTCTTTCGGCACACGATTGTCCATATGGTGAAGCCATTTGGGTCAGCTCAAGCAACATCCTATGAGCCTCTTCAAGATTATCGACCGAAATCGCAACTGCACACTCCAAAAGCAATGAAATTAACCCTAAACCAGACTCATCTAATTTACTCAAGCTCATCTGCTTTGTCTGACCATCTATATTAATATTCGGATCATGGaaattaagattattatttCCATGACTCCTCTTTGCCATTTTCTTTGGCCTTAACTCACCCAGTAGGGCTGCATCGTCGTGATAGACCACGATCGAAGATTCGGTGTGGGAGTTGCTTTCGGGCAAGTCTTCGATGAGTTGCCTGGTGACATTCTCAACCCATTCAGAGAGTTCATTTTTCTCTGGCACGCCGGAGGTCTTTGGTTTGAGAAATTGGTGAGAATTGGCTCCAACTGATAATGCGTAGTCCCAGTGTTCATGGGGTTGGATTACGCTCAGCGCGCCATGAACAACTTCGAACGCACCTTTCATCATAATATATGTGAAGTGAAGTTGTATAGTGTTGTGAAGGACTGCATGGTCTCAGGGGTTTATATAAGGGAGGGGAAGAGGGGAAcaagtagaatatatatattttgtgatgTATAATTAAAAGCttgttgtttaaatttttttatttctaggTAACGGACTGAGTAAAGCTCAAAGAAAACACACGGCTTTGCTTTTCCGAGAATTATGAGCTAGTATTATTGTGAAACACGTCGACAAATATCGtaactaaaaaataataaagaatttattataatctCCGTTTTTATATATACGACTCTAAAATGTCATTATAAGTCTTATTCATTTTATAAATGAATTAAATTTAGTAGAAAAGTTaaactgaaataaaatatattcttagATCTCccgttaatttttataaaatgatcaGATATCCGGACTATGGTACTTCGTATATATGTAATCTGAGCTCATATATAACTTATGTTTTTAATCCATTGTATTTGTAAGAAAATGATCATGATTTTGTAaatgtttaatatattatataagtttaatatttcataaaagaGTAAAATTTAATGAAGGCTGCTTTTATCGGAGAGCATGCATGTTATGCGATCAAAAACATgacaaaaaattttattttatgaaacaTGTAAATATGTATGTTTACAAGTTATACATGTTTTGTAAAATCTATGTTTTATAATGTTCTGTTTAAAAAAGTATatgattttcaagattttaattaaatatatagtgATATTCATAGGACGTAAGACATTGAAAAATTAACCAAATTTGTCATCGTTTTATAAAACCGCATTCAGTTTTCACCACAAACCAATTAATTGCACGAATATTATGAACATCACTCAGATAGTTtgacaaattaatatttatcgACCTTctttaagagagagagagagattgtttTCAACTGCACAATAGGGACATCCGTCAACGCGTACTTGCATGTATAATTTGTAACATGAAATGAATAATTGATTAGGtagaaaatcaaattatattgtgATCGCATTAGGTAAATTTAATGGAACATGAAGAAAACAAAGCAAGAGAGCACTCCATCTTTGTGCGATTATTTTATAGAAGAATCACAAAATATTAGAAACAAATTGTGACAACATATATTATAAGAAACAAGAAGATTTATCTGGCGGGAGCCAGCTAGGATGAAAGAGGAGATCACTTGCAGGCCATAGCATGAGGGTGAAGTTGACATGGAGATGACCCATATTACGAATTGGTCTTACAACAAATAAATTATTCGAATTCTTTTTTACtggcttatttattttattccaaCTTCTCGTAGTGGCCGGCCTAGTGGAAGAAACCAAACAGAAGATGTTGAGCCGCTAGTCGCCAGAATCTCTTACGCGACTCTATGGATATGGtagtgattttataatttatatatctttttctgcataatattaaatttattttgatttataaagcTACGCATGAAAGCT
This region includes:
- the LOC108207395 gene encoding protein SCARECROW translates to MMKGAFEVVHGALSVIQPHEHWDYALSVGANSHQFLKPKTSGVPEKNELSEWVENVTRQLIEDLPESNSHTESSIVVYHDDAALLGELRPKKMAKRSHGNNNLNFHDPNINIDGQTKQMSLSKLDESGLGLISLLLECAVAISVDNLEEAHRMLLELTQMASPYGQSCAERIVAYFAKAMSSRVMNSWLGICSPLINYKNVHSAFQVFNNISPFIKFAHFTSNQAILEAFHRRDRVHIIDLDIMQGLQWPALFHILATRMEGPPHVRMTGMGSSMELLVDTGKQLSNFAKRLGMSFEFHPVAKKFGDLSDVSVLQIRRGETLAVHWLQHSLYDATGPDWKTMRLLQDLNPRVITLVEQDISHGGSFLDRFVGSLHFYSTIFDSLGAFMPCDDSNRHRVEHELLHREINNIMAIGGPARSGEEKFKHWRSELARNCFFQVPMSGNSMAQAQLILNMFPPTHGYSLVQGDGTLRLGWKDTSLFTASAWTSHGSC